A DNA window from Oncorhynchus tshawytscha isolate Ot180627B linkage group LG13, Otsh_v2.0, whole genome shotgun sequence contains the following coding sequences:
- the sytl2b gene encoding uncharacterized protein sytl2b isoform X1, with amino-acid sequence MIDLSHLTEEEQSMIMTVLKRDEALKKAEEERIKQLQKTSAPVDSRLKYLTGEWFYEAKSLRHREKIHGSEVILASMKQRKAGSLDGFLSRPRAVSGKVSDITPPPKPARLLEAPTQPQKNSKSLNVSDAEKERLNSVVQSPGRPRHNPFNRASLILEVEKTEKQSNGNQETEKASEAEPLSPLIILMTADSTSHNSAGSATSEGSSLGFRPVPKKITILSRHSQSSLTGSDISIPGLQGHPAGSKVITPASHGSLQHGSSCGSNQSSQGSLDVQSQKMYPTPISELQNNATPVSPSSQQLNTLSHHSHKPLKPLTLVSANTDFERAKEAHERERRAEPSDNSLVRHLVRTPSHLRETESSKVPLRPLSEPKPLRLLNLRPATHSDNDRHTDTSYTGHQKSEGSDGLIQREFVSEGPPQGRERSDGPFSKPLSIPLSPSSELTAPTHHQPSQHAAFQLIEMQDKEVIRTRNVDTAIRQEDPRLPPTTVDQWKHHDLHNSGDKPDKHVHKKTVNHKPASKSAPRSPQPTAEQGDSISKVLEWFSRSTDSNDWLKTESDQPDVEEDVINSVKTDTDDRPTFEIRSQQTERKAPEVKRKLLHVDPSLDMQSIGGGVSVCLTPEVKDGSQSESSMDQPTDQSPLNTLRSYQLKSEGLRAAYWKEFKQVKLDKEEDVIDRQEDVKTVSGPPAKAVGPQVATQEVKQKEVQDENQPPKITHLKSFWEKGNTGPKILISRSIIDKRQKPMEKEKERALAEKSHRTVSIPESNGVEGSLRNNLKDEKGDEWLNLDTQQSTASRDMRSVQPSVSPYKQEVYRPQNSVVIAPSIEIRTLPTWDDSYTHGAQSEEDNLTLTEEDLRRSPMTVDRRSSQAEILYLSRLHPQPDTLSQSRLSPEHQRFSPSTLSPQPELLIQPTVNPQPVKLSPAIPKPQPEMPSRARSKPSPSPLPELLSQPTNSLDSEKFIHKVGKESEQFSPKTQQSNVNVQSSVSTKKQDYTIKDQGNSPHTLKQVPPQQDSKVDRIKQLKSFWEQEKNRPIFYTGKSKEAGDASVTQIPSSAIEKLNKRYTKSEFDLRSICNEFDGDHEGDSNLSSDRKIQNFTVFTMDQRLEKSSPSLGAKRSQFKNLCNFWGEATSNNRGPISSDELKSSKNKEPMDAQNSILELKQCVDPDFYSKSAPSQPQKVSATLPLDESQLKKTSSPSSPSSPSPLPSLVRGNKDREHQSRSKSIGLGSGAMIDTKEHQSKSRSVEVGSGAMIDTKPNFPPQITIESEQQRAPGVPQVTRGSERDFTKDKKAPKPQSTSGKESRPHKARKDSFGNSSGSGRASSLQRATSMYTLDINEEQAQTSMLYPKKTLDISHVQPKRTQGRQQSGDKHTPPGPRRSSKSLDESESLTPRTQVFVPKDYPYYLEFSETSVHTALAPAASPPGAELDLSGGLVRSSTIVDSEERYSRRSSKITQRPLALWSNQGSTDTGRESSLSASEIASSCASETWSNSRTSSNCENNDEDQDPIQKALKRAQARSQNLAKSLEDITAPMPPRQERRLAPLDVLRRSSDASTIPSPSSSLYSDPEHLKKMSKSVPSFLQNESDCRETDSASEDSYHGGRQKTGRSMTNLSSSSGMASVSSLSGSVMTMYSGDYGGVEVQGNIQFSINYVQKLREFHIFVAQCRDLAAVDPKRGRSDPYVKSYLVPDKANIGKRKTSVKKKTLNPIFNELLRYRLRMEHLRTQTLILSVWHHDTFGRNSFLGEVDVDLSKWDLDHTQMNYLALKSRPTSSLQPSDYRGEMKLAIRFLPQVSHSPGKDPPSNKGEVHIWVKDCKNLPLIRGATINPYVKCFVLPDTSRKSRQKTRVLRRTVEPVFNHTMVYDGFRQEDLKEACVELTVWDRDKLASNLLGGLRLGPGTGRSYGALVNWMDSNADEVALWERMMTSPNEWVEDVLPLRMLTAKTVLK; translated from the exons ATGATAGACCTGAGCCATCTGACGGAGGAGGAACAGTCGATGATCATGACTGTGCTGAAGAGAGATGAAGCGCTGAAgaaagcagaggaggagaggatcaa GCAGCTGCAGAAAACCAGTGCCCCAGTGGACAGCAGGCTCAAGTACCTGACAGGGGAGTGGTTTTACGAGGCCAAGTCTCTGAGACACCGGGAAAAGATCCATGGCTCCGAAGTAATCCTGGCCTCCATGAAGCAGAGGAAAGCAGGTTCTTTAG aTGGGTTTCTTTCCAGACCCAGAGCAGTCAGCGGTAAAGTCTCAGACATCACCCCCCCTCCAAAACCTGCCAGGCTCTTGGAGGCACCAACACAGCCCCAGAAGAACAG CAAAAGCCTCAATGTAtcagatgcagagaaagagaggctgaaTTCAGTTGTGCAGTCCCCGGGAAGG CCAAGGCACAATCCTTTCAATCGAGCATCCCTTATTCTAGAGGTAGAGAAGACAGAAAAACAGTCCAATGGAAATCAAGAGACTGAGAAAGCATCTGAAGCAG agcccttATCTCCCCTGATCATTCTCATGACAGCAGACTCCACCAGTCACAACTCAGCAGGCTCTGCCACCTCCGAGGGGTCCTCTCTAGGATTCAGGCCCGTGCCCAAGAAAATAACCATCCTCTCCCGGCACTCGCAGAGCTCTCTCACGGGCAGTGATATCTCCATTCCTGGGCTGCAGGGTCATCCAGCTGGGTCAAAGGTCATCACCCCTGCCTCTCACGGAAGTCTCCAACATGGCTCCAGCTGTGGCTCAAACCAGTCTAGCCAGGGGTCTTTGGACGTTCAGTCACAGAAAATGTATCCAACTCCCATCTCTGAGTTACAGAACAATGCAACTCCAGTATCTCCCTCCAGTCAACAACTGAACACTTTGAGTCACCACTCCCACAAGCCACTGAAGCCTTTAACCCTAGTCTCCGCCAATACTGATtttgagagagcgaaagaggcccatgaaagagagaggagagcagagccctCAGATAACTCACTTGTCAGACACCTAGTGAGAACCCCCTCTCATCTTAGGGAAACTGAGAGTTCCAAAGTTCCATTGAGGCCGTTGAGTGAGCCAAAGCCTCTCAGACTGTTGAACCTTAGACCAGCCACACACTCTGAtaatgacagacacacagatacatccTACACAGGTCATCAGAAGAGTGAAGGTAGCGATGGTCTCATCCAGAGAGAGTTTGTCAGTGAGGGTCCTCCTCAGggcagagagaggtctgatggtcCATTTTCAAAACCTCTGTCCATACCACTCTCTCCTAGCTCAGAACTAACAGCCCCTACTCACCACCAGCCTTCACAGCATGCAGCCTTTCAACTCATTGAGATGCAGGACAAGGAGGTGATAAGAACCCGCAATGTGGACACCGCAATCAGACAGGAGGACCCTAGGCTGCCTCCAACCACTGTGG atcaatggaaacatcATGATCTCCATAACTCTGGGGATAAGCCTGATAAGCATGTTCATAAAAAAACAGTAAACCACAAACCTGCCTCTAAATCAGCCCCTCGTAGTCCCCAGCCCACAGCGGAGCAGGGCGACTCCATTTCTAAAGTCTTAGAGTGGTTCAGCCGCAGCACAGACAGCAACGACTGGCTGAAGACTGAGAGCGATCAACCAGACGTGGAGGAAGACGTGATTAACTCTGTGAAAACAGATACAGATGACCGGCCTACCTTTGAGATCAGGTCTCAGCAGACGGAGAGGAAAGCTCCTGAGGTGAAGAGAAAGCTCCTACATGTTGACCCCAGCCTGGATATGCAAAGTATTGGAGGAGGAGTGTCAGTGTGTTTAACACCAGAGGTAAAGGATGGATCTCAGTCAGAATCCTCTATGGATCAACCTACGGACCAGTCACCTTTGAATACATTAAGATCATACCAGCTCAAGTCTGAGGGGCTGAGAGCAGCATATTGGAAGGAGTTCAAGCAAGTGAAGTTAGATAAAGAAGAGGATGTGATAGATAGGCAAGAGGATGTGAAGACGGTCAGTGGCCCTCCAGCCAAGGCTGTTGGACCACAGGTTGCAACACAAGAAGTCAAACAGAAAGAGGTCCAAGATGAGAACCAACCACCCAAAATCACCCACCTGAAGTCCTTCTGGGAGAAAGGAAACACTGGGCCCAAGATACTCATCAGTAGATCAATCATTGACAAAAGACAGAAACcaatggagaaagagaaagagagagcactaGCAGAGAAGTCTCATAGAACTGTTTCTATCCCAGAGTCAAACGGTGTGGAGGGGTCTTTGAGGAACAATCTCAAGGATGAAAAAGGAGATGAATGGTTAAACCTAGATACTCAACAAAGCACTGCTAGTCGAGATATGAGAAGTGTTCAGCCAAGTGTTAGCCCTTACAAACAGGAGGTATACAGACCCcaaaacagtgttgttattgctCCCTCTATAGAGATACGTACACTGCCAACCTGGGATGATAGCTACACTCATGGGGCTCAAAGTGAGGAGGACAATTTGACTTTAACAGAAGAAGATCTCAGAAGATCCCCAATGACAGTAGACAGAAGAAGCTCACAGGCAGAAATACTCTACCTAAGTAGACTCCATCCTCAGCCTGACACGCTGTCCCAGTCCAGACTCAGCCCAGAACATCAGAGATTCTCCCCATCAACACTCAGTCCTCAGCCTGAATTGCTCATCCAGCCCACAGTCAACCCCCAGCCTGTGAAGCTCTCACCTGCCATACCAAAACCCCAACCTGAAATGCCATCCAGGGCCAGGTCCAAGCCCAGTCCCAGCCCACTGCCTGAACTACTCTCCCAGCCTACAAACAGCCTAGACTCTGAGAAGTTTATACACAAGGTTGGAAAAGAAAGTGAACAGTTTTCCCCCAAAACTCAGCAAAGCAATGTCAATGTACAGTCAAGTGTGTCCACTAAAAAACAAGACTACACCATTAAAGATCAGGGAAATAGCCCACACACCCTGAAACAGGTTCCCCCTCAACAGGACAGCAAAGTAGACCGTATAAagcaactcaagtccttctgggagcaggagaagaacaggcCTATATTTTACACGGGTAAATCAAAAGAAGCAGGGGACGCCAGCGTGACTCAAATTCCATCATCGGCCATAGAAAAGCTGAATAAAAGGTACACCAAGTCTGAGTTTGACCTGAGGTCAATCTGCAACGAATTTGACGGCGACCATGAAGGGGATTCCAACCTTTCCTCTGACAGAAAAATACAGAATTTCACAGTCTTCACAATGGATCAGAGACTGGAGAAGTCGTCCCCAAGCCTCGGTGCAAAACGCTCACAGTTTAAGAATCTCTGCAACTTCTGGGGTGAGGCCACTTCGAATAACAGAGGGCCGATCTCTTCTGACGAACTCAAAAGTTCCAAAAATAAGGAGCCAATGGATGCCCAGAACTCAATACTGGAGTTAAAGCAATGTGTTGACCCTGATTTCTACAGCAAATCTGCCCCCAGCCAGCCACAAAAGGTCAGTGCTACACTACCTTTGGATGAGAGCCAGCTCAAGAAAACATCTTCGCCTTCTTCACCAtcttctccatctcccctgcCATCTTTAGTCAGGGGGAACAAAGACAGAGAGCACCAGTCAAGGTCTAAATCGATTGGACTGGGTTCAGGAGCTATGATTGACACTAAAGAGCACCAGTCAAAGTCTAGATCAGTTGAGGTGGGATCAGGAGCTATGATTGACACTAAACCCAACTTCCCACCTCAAATCACCATAGAGTCAGAGCAGCAAAGAGCCCCTGGTGTCCCCCAGGTAACAAGGGGCTCAGAACGGGACTTCACCAAAGATAAAAAGGCCCCGAAGCCCCAAAGCACCTCAGGAAAGGAATCTCGGCCTCATAAAGCTAGAaaagacagttttggaaactcAAGTGGAAGTGGACGTGCAAGTTCACTTCAGCGCGCCACCAGTATGTACACATTAGACATAAATGAGGAACAGGCCCAAACTTCTATGTTGTACCCTAAAAAGACACTGGATATTAGTCATGTCCAGCCCAAGAGGACACAGGGTAGACAACAGAGTGGTGACAAGCACACTCCTCCTGGTCCAAGGAGGTCCTCAAAATCATTGGACGAGTCTGAATCTCTGACCCCTCGCACTCAGGTCTTTGTTCCCAAAGACTACCCCTATTACCTGGAGTTTTCAGAGACCAGCGTCCACACTGCTCTGGCCCCGGCAGCAAGCCCGCCTGGGGCTGAACTTGACCTGAGTGGTGGGCTTGTCAGATCCAGCACAATAGTGGACTCAGAGGAGCGCTACAGTAGGAGGAGCAGCAAGATAACCCAGCGGCCCCTGGCCCTCTGGTCAAACCAGGGCAGCACTGACACTGGACGGGAGTCATCATTAAGTGCATCTGAAATAGCATCGAGTTGCGCGTCTGAAACTTGGTCCAACTCCAGGACCAGTTCAAACT GTGAAAATAATGATGAGGATCAAGACCCGATACAGAAGGCATTGAAAAGAGCTCAGGCCCGCTCACAAAATCTGGCCAAAAGTCTTGAGGATATCACAGCACCCATGCCACCAC GACAAGAAAGAAGACTGGCTCCCCTTGATGTCCTCAGGCGAAGCAGTGATG CATCcaccatcccctctccctcctcatccctctactCTGACCCTGAACATTTGAAGAAGATGAGCAAGTCTGTTCCCTCGTTCCTGCAGAACGAG AGTGATTGCAGAGAAACTGACTCCGCCTCTGAAGACAGTTACCATGGAGGCAGGCAGAAGACGGGCAGATCTATGACTAACCTCAGCAGCTCCTCTGGCATGGCATCTGTGTCCTCT ctGAGTGGCAGTGTGATGACCATGTACAGTGGGGACTATGGCGGTGTGGAGGTGCAGGGGAACATCCAGTTCTCCATCAACTACGTTCAGAAGCTCAGGGAGTTCCACATCTTCGTGGCTCAATGCCGAGACCTGGCCGCTGTCGACCCTAAGAGGGGCCGCTCTGACCC GTATGTTAAAAGTTACCTGGTACCTGACAAAGCCAATATAGGGAAGAGGAAAACGTCTGTGAAGAAGAAGACTCTCAACCCCATTTTCAACGAGCTCCTCAGA TATCGGCTTCGTATGGAGCACCTCCGAACTCAGaccctcattctctctgtctggcACCACGACACCTTTGGCAGGAACAGTTTTCTGGGTGAGGTGGATGTGGACCTGTCCAAATGGGACCTTGACCACACCCAGATGAACTACTTAGCTCTGAAATCCAGG CCCACCTCCAGTCTGCAGCCTTCAGATTACAGAGGGGAGATGAAACTGGCCATACGCTTCCTGCCTCAAGTCTCCCACA GCCCAGGAAAGGATCCCCCCTCTAACAAAGGTGAGGTTCATATTTGGGTGAAAGACTGCAAGAACCTTCCCCTCATCAGAGGGGCCACCATCAACCCATATGTCAAGTG CTTTGTGCTCCCGGACACGAGCAGAAAGAGTCGACAGAAAACTCGGGTGCTGAGGAGGACGGTGGAGCCGGTGTTTAACCACACCATGGTGTACGATGGCTTCAGACAGGAGGACCTGAAGGAGGCCTGCGTGGAGCTGACTGTGTGGGACCGTGACAAGCTGGCCAGTAACCTCCTAGGGGGTCTAAGACTGGGGCCTGGCACAG GCAGAAGTTATGGGGCGTTGGTGAATTGGATGGACTCGAATGCTGACGAGGTAGCTCTATGGGAACGAATGATGACCTCTCCAAATGAATGGGTGGAGGATGTACTGCCACTAAGAATGCTAACAGCAAAGACTGTGCTGAAATGA